Proteins found in one Vagococcus carniphilus genomic segment:
- a CDS encoding iron-siderophore ABC transporter substrate-binding protein, which produces MKKKVLISSLLLFGLTLTGCTSQVAKEETKETATSSVKEEKQEKKEQTISYLDKEYQVKFPTKNIVAASLEPMEDAVALGVKPSGAVSVGNDIPEYVASDLGKDVVNVGDKFSPNVELLTGLKPDVILGSSKFDDSVTANLEKIAPTINVSHLSGSWKDNLVLLGELSGKKEKADELIKEYEKDLEKLKENHKEISDQSIVILRVRDGELCMYGNQVYYNPMFYDEVGFKKPAEIDKVKGQETISVEQFSKINPDILLVQFAAGENKGHENFVDELKSNPVFKSMKAVKNDKVYFDIVDGGYQGGTYLSKKIMLEKLSGQILN; this is translated from the coding sequence ATGAAAAAGAAGGTATTAATATCTAGTTTATTATTATTTGGTTTAACGCTGACAGGTTGTACTTCTCAAGTAGCTAAAGAAGAAACAAAAGAGACTGCAACAAGTTCAGTTAAAGAAGAAAAACAAGAAAAGAAAGAACAAACAATTTCTTATTTAGATAAAGAGTATCAAGTGAAATTTCCAACAAAAAATATTGTAGCAGCTAGTTTAGAACCAATGGAAGATGCAGTTGCATTAGGGGTTAAACCATCAGGAGCAGTTAGTGTTGGAAATGATATTCCAGAGTACGTGGCAAGTGATTTAGGTAAAGATGTTGTTAATGTCGGAGATAAGTTTAGTCCAAACGTTGAGCTATTAACAGGTCTTAAACCAGATGTTATCTTAGGTTCAAGTAAGTTTGATGATAGTGTAACAGCTAACTTAGAAAAAATTGCGCCAACTATCAATGTATCTCACTTATCTGGAAGTTGGAAAGACAACTTAGTGTTACTTGGAGAACTTTCAGGTAAAAAGGAAAAGGCCGATGAATTGATTAAAGAATATGAGAAAGATCTTGAAAAGTTAAAAGAAAATCATAAAGAAATCAGTGACCAATCTATTGTCATTTTACGTGTTCGTGATGGAGAATTATGCATGTATGGTAATCAAGTTTACTACAACCCAATGTTTTACGATGAAGTAGGATTTAAAAAACCTGCAGAAATTGATAAAGTAAAAGGTCAAGAAACAATTTCGGTTGAACAATTTTCAAAAATTAATCCAGATATTTTGTTAGTACAATTTGCAGCTGGAGAAAACAAAGGGCATGAAAACTTTGTAGACGAACTAAAAAGTAATCCTGTTTTTAAAAGCATGAAAGCTGTTAAAAATGATAAAGTTTACTTTGATATTGTCGACGGTGGTTATCAAGGCGGTACTTATTTAAGTAAAAAAATCATGTTAGAAAAATTATCGGGTCAAATTTTAAACTAA
- a CDS encoding alpha/beta hydrolase: protein MKSVPFENIFLDIHQPSGISENEKINLLYVLDGDAFSTMIAEAVKLQMRNSPKTGVEPTLIVGISYHSQDSFSRDRRFLDFTPKKEKPSLENDKRKDFPEGGQIEVFLSQLNRVHEYISRNYSVRESKIGFFGHSLGGLCVLEGYLSQQLPFVTDYLAVSPSLWWDQGTFFERLVRTNITDKKRVAIAVGEDEGDMVEFAYKAFIALKERQLVSDISYYEASEENHMSVVFQTISRNLRWFCK from the coding sequence GTGAAATCTGTACCATTTGAAAATATCTTTTTAGATATTCACCAACCATCGGGTATTTCTGAGAATGAAAAAATTAACTTACTTTATGTTTTAGATGGAGATGCTTTTTCAACGATGATTGCTGAAGCTGTGAAACTTCAAATGAGAAATTCTCCAAAAACAGGTGTAGAACCAACATTAATAGTAGGTATTTCTTATCATAGTCAAGATAGCTTCTCAAGAGATCGTCGTTTCTTAGATTTTACACCTAAAAAGGAGAAACCATCTTTGGAGAATGATAAAAGGAAAGATTTTCCAGAGGGTGGTCAAATAGAGGTCTTTTTATCTCAATTAAATAGGGTCCATGAATATATCTCAAGAAATTATTCAGTTCGAGAAAGTAAAATTGGTTTTTTTGGTCATTCATTAGGTGGTTTATGCGTATTAGAAGGATATTTAAGTCAACAACTTCCTTTTGTAACAGACTATCTTGCTGTAAGTCCATCATTATGGTGGGACCAAGGAACGTTCTTTGAGAGATTAGTAAGAACTAATATAACTGACAAAAAAAGAGTAGCAATTGCAGTTGGAGAAGATGAAGGTGATATGGTTGAGTTTGCTTACAAAGCTTTTATAGCTCTAAAAGAAAGACAGTTAGTTTCTGATATCTCATATTATGAAGCATCCGAAGAAAATCATATGTCAGTTGTTTTCCAAACAATTAGTCGAAATTTAAGGTGGTTTTGTAAATGA
- a CDS encoding FecCD family ABC transporter permease, whose protein sequence is MKRISKKFILINLLMICTVAVILLSLTFDLSINYSDIWQALTHFNPDSTEHVLIISRVSRVIVALLVGASLSLSGQVMQLQYQNDLADPSLMGISDGSALAISILMIFNPEAKMLERIIISLVGSLVIYLLLFIINQKMISQRDKLSLPLLGIILSLLISSVTTFIVTYFDIAQSVTAWYASRLYRVSLSDVIYFLPVLIIGIILLLILRKEMNVFSFGPEMTTVIGMNRKLLNTLLSLVVVLLTGISVAIVGRMAFIGLVVPHMSKLLVGKRYGDTLLITPILGGFLVLVSDYLSRILNYPFETPISVVIAFLGVPIFLYLVRKGTNMRYD, encoded by the coding sequence GTGAAACGAATTAGTAAAAAATTCATCCTTATTAACCTTTTAATGATTTGTACAGTTGCAGTTATTTTGCTTTCACTAACCTTTGATTTATCTATTAATTATTCAGATATCTGGCAAGCATTAACTCATTTTAATCCAGACTCTACTGAACATGTTTTAATTATTTCTAGAGTATCAAGAGTGATTGTGGCTTTACTCGTTGGAGCTAGTTTAAGTTTAAGTGGACAAGTGATGCAACTTCAATATCAAAACGATTTAGCAGATCCATCATTAATGGGAATTTCTGATGGTTCTGCTTTAGCTATTTCGATTTTGATGATCTTTAATCCAGAAGCTAAAATGCTTGAGAGGATTATTATTTCATTAGTAGGTTCTTTGGTTATTTATCTTTTGTTATTTATCATTAATCAAAAAATGATTAGTCAAAGAGATAAACTAAGTTTGCCGTTGTTAGGAATTATTCTAAGTTTATTAATTAGTAGTGTAACAACATTTATTGTAACTTATTTTGATATTGCTCAATCTGTTACTGCTTGGTATGCTAGCCGGTTATATCGTGTTTCTTTATCAGATGTCATTTATTTTTTACCAGTTTTAATAATAGGAATTATTTTATTATTAATTCTTAGAAAAGAAATGAATGTCTTTTCTTTTGGTCCAGAAATGACAACTGTGATAGGGATGAATCGTAAGTTGTTAAATACTCTCCTATCATTAGTAGTCGTTTTACTAACAGGAATTAGTGTGGCTATTGTAGGGAGAATGGCATTTATTGGATTAGTTGTTCCACACATGTCTAAACTACTAGTAGGTAAACGCTATGGTGATACGCTTCTTATCACTCCTATTTTAGGAGGTTTTCTGGTTTTAGTTAGTGATTATTTATCTCGTATTCTAAACTATCCTTTTGAAACACCTATAAGTGTTGTTATTGCCTTCTTAGGTGTTCCTATCTTTTTATATTTAGTTAGAAAGGGGACGAATATGAGATATGATTAA
- a CDS encoding DUF697 domain-containing protein, with amino-acid sequence MTRSNKKIIHLAAFFGAIVCLSPIPFSDSIMLLPIQSLMITKLYRLHDKKLTKGLMKGIMTSMTVSVVGKSLAGNIIKLFPGIGTSLGIFINVIVAVALTEMIGLSVAEALEKNEIDNTNDLINVLGRATKLIAK; translated from the coding sequence ATGACTCGTTCAAACAAAAAAATAATCCATTTAGCGGCTTTTTTTGGAGCAATTGTTTGTTTAAGCCCAATTCCGTTTTCAGACTCCATTATGTTACTTCCAATACAAAGTCTAATGATTACGAAATTATATCGTTTACATGATAAAAAACTGACTAAAGGTTTAATGAAAGGTATAATGACTTCTATGACAGTTTCTGTTGTAGGCAAGTCTTTAGCCGGAAATATAATAAAGTTGTTCCCAGGAATTGGAACATCCTTAGGAATTTTTATCAATGTTATCGTTGCTGTGGCTTTAACTGAAATGATTGGTTTGTCTGTTGCAGAAGCATTAGAAAAAAATGAAATAGACAATACAAATGATTTAATAAATGTTTTAGGAAGAGCAACAAAATTAATTGCAAAATAA
- a CDS encoding AAA family ATPase — translation MYLKDIVAKYSPNIKVKNNFFTIGITGNIASGKSTFAQRLKNELKLIFPDEKIEVISTDDFLFNNQYLIKKKLFNEKGWLSSYDQEKIITFFNDLEISHQASIKGCYSQVTGDIEDECYFIDFPTILIIEGTMTLTELFSSYIDYSIYLEVDLTTNYRWFEKRSLENLKTKKEYTHLTKNRAKPLIKTIWEITNLKTFETYILPHKSCANLCVNLDSNHQINYVI, via the coding sequence ATGTATCTTAAAGACATTGTAGCGAAATACTCACCAAACATAAAGGTAAAAAACAATTTTTTTACTATAGGAATTACAGGAAATATAGCTTCGGGAAAATCAACATTTGCTCAACGACTAAAAAATGAATTAAAATTAATTTTCCCAGATGAAAAAATTGAAGTGATTTCAACAGATGATTTTTTATTCAATAATCAATATTTAATAAAAAAGAAACTATTTAATGAGAAAGGATGGCTATCTAGTTATGATCAAGAAAAAATTATAACATTTTTTAATGATTTAGAAATTAGCCATCAAGCAAGCATTAAGGGATGTTATTCTCAAGTAACTGGTGACATAGAAGATGAATGCTATTTTATTGATTTTCCAACAATTTTGATTATTGAGGGAACGATGACATTAACAGAACTATTCTCTTCGTATATTGACTATTCTATCTATTTAGAAGTAGATTTAACAACTAATTATAGATGGTTTGAGAAACGCTCACTAGAGAATTTAAAGACAAAAAAAGAATATACTCACTTAACAAAAAACAGGGCAAAGCCACTAATTAAAACTATTTGGGAGATAACAAATTTAAAAACTTTCGAAACCTACATTCTTCCTCATAAGTCGTGTGCCAATCTTTGTGTAAATTTAGATTCCAATCATCAAATTAATTACGTTATTTAA
- a CDS encoding ABC transporter ATP-binding protein has translation MMIEKNILEVKNISLSYQKDPIVKELDVSFMKGKISVIIGPNGCGKSTLLKGISRLLKKETGSIILNDTNMDELSNKEIAKQLAFLPQSATAPEDVTVRDVVELGRYPYRKVLQKVSQEEKIIVDEVLQQTGLFHLRDENINNLSGGQKQRVWIAMALAQKTEIILLDEPTTYLDLGHQIEVLNLLKELNETTGQTIIMVLHDLNLASRFSDYMIGMKDGRVVYEGVPTEMMTPTILKDLFGIEAYIGEDPVDKKPICLRFD, from the coding sequence ATGATGATAGAAAAAAATATTCTGGAAGTTAAAAATATTAGTTTATCCTATCAAAAAGACCCGATTGTTAAAGAATTAGATGTCAGTTTTATGAAGGGGAAAATCTCTGTTATTATTGGTCCAAATGGTTGTGGTAAATCAACTTTACTAAAAGGAATTAGTCGTTTACTGAAAAAAGAAACAGGCTCGATTATTCTCAATGATACAAATATGGATGAGTTATCCAATAAAGAAATTGCTAAACAGTTAGCTTTTTTACCACAAAGTGCTACCGCGCCAGAAGATGTAACCGTTAGAGATGTGGTCGAATTAGGACGATATCCATACCGAAAAGTTCTGCAGAAAGTAAGCCAAGAAGAAAAAATTATTGTAGATGAAGTGCTTCAGCAGACGGGCCTTTTTCATTTGCGGGATGAAAATATCAATAACTTATCTGGTGGTCAAAAGCAAAGAGTATGGATTGCAATGGCCTTAGCTCAAAAAACTGAAATTATTTTACTAGATGAGCCAACGACTTATCTTGATTTGGGACATCAAATCGAAGTGTTGAATTTGTTAAAAGAATTAAATGAAACGACAGGCCAAACGATTATTATGGTCCTTCATGATTTAAATTTAGCTTCACGTTTTTCAGATTATATGATTGGTATGAAAGATGGAAGAGTGGTCTATGAAGGTGTACCAACTGAAATGATGACGCCAACTATTTTAAAAGATTTATTTGGGATTGAAGCCTATATCGGTGAGGATCCAGTTGATAAAAAGCCGATTTGTTTACGTTTTGATTAA
- a CDS encoding FecCD family ABC transporter permease has translation MIKKYRGLFVCIILFLITFLLGLKMGTVKLSVTETLQLLFWNQGTKENQLIFHTFRIPRVLTACLVGISLSMSGEILQKITRNKIADAGILGVSSGVAFGGVFYFFLLGNYVENLTVIGEMSLMFFGLLGAIFALSLNLILSVSHGKLNMSRFILNGIGISSGFSALVTFFSLKINADNFSQVNSWLQGSISQSNWSSVQKMSYWILPILLLLFILSPKLSLLKFSDTHLESIGFQTTWWRLIFILFAAILICVSVLNAGTIGFVGLIVPALTKIFFKSEGKGYLLGVCLNGMSLLLICDLLARTLFIPNELPLNAMLGIIGVPYLIYLVYQSRKGVLKS, from the coding sequence ATGATTAAAAAATATCGTGGACTGTTTGTATGCATTATTCTTTTTCTAATAACTTTTTTACTAGGTTTGAAGATGGGAACTGTTAAATTAAGCGTAACAGAAACCTTACAACTTCTTTTTTGGAATCAAGGGACAAAAGAAAATCAGTTGATTTTTCACACCTTTAGAATTCCACGAGTACTAACTGCTTGCTTAGTAGGAATTAGTTTGTCCATGAGTGGGGAAATACTTCAAAAAATCACAAGAAATAAAATTGCTGATGCAGGTATTCTAGGTGTCAGCTCTGGTGTTGCTTTTGGTGGTGTGTTCTATTTCTTTCTGTTAGGGAACTATGTTGAAAACTTAACAGTTATTGGTGAGATGAGTTTGATGTTTTTTGGACTGTTAGGCGCCATCTTTGCTCTTAGTTTAAACTTAATTTTATCTGTATCTCATGGAAAACTGAATATGTCCCGTTTTATTTTAAATGGCATTGGTATTAGTTCCGGATTTTCTGCTCTAGTTACTTTCTTTTCGTTAAAGATTAATGCAGATAATTTCTCACAAGTTAATAGCTGGTTACAAGGTTCGATTAGTCAATCCAACTGGTCAAGTGTTCAAAAAATGAGTTATTGGATACTACCAATTTTATTATTGCTCTTTATTCTTTCTCCAAAACTTAGTTTATTAAAATTTTCAGATACTCACCTTGAATCAATTGGATTTCAAACCACATGGTGGCGATTAATTTTTATTCTTTTTGCCGCTATATTAATCTGTGTGAGTGTTTTAAATGCAGGGACGATTGGTTTTGTTGGTTTAATTGTTCCGGCTTTAACTAAAATATTTTTTAAAAGTGAGGGTAAAGGTTATCTATTAGGTGTTTGTTTAAATGGAATGAGTTTATTACTTATCTGTGACTTACTAGCTAGAACATTGTTCATTCCAAATGAGTTACCATTAAATGCCATGTTAGGTATTATTGGTGTACCGTATTTAATTTATCTCGTTTATCAATCAAGGAAAGGTGTGCTTAAGTCGTGA
- the folK gene encoding 2-amino-4-hydroxy-6-hydroxymethyldihydropteridine diphosphokinase has product MTVGYLALGSNMGDRLATLKEAVYLLSKSEKVTVLKKSLIYETEPYGGVAQDNFLNAVLKIETNLSPLELLELTQGIENSLGRKRLVRWGPRTIDIDLLLLGTEEIASEKLTIPHIELKKRSFVLIPLKDVYEEETLFNETLDELIEKTGNKMDVWKSKESW; this is encoded by the coding sequence ATGACAGTTGGTTATCTTGCTCTTGGAAGTAACATGGGGGATAGGCTTGCTACTTTGAAAGAAGCTGTGTATTTATTGTCAAAGTCAGAAAAAGTAACTGTCTTAAAAAAATCTCTTATCTATGAAACAGAACCGTATGGAGGGGTTGCTCAAGACAACTTCTTAAATGCAGTTTTAAAAATAGAGACGAACCTTTCTCCTTTAGAATTATTAGAATTAACACAAGGAATTGAAAACTCTTTAGGAAGAAAGCGACTTGTTCGTTGGGGACCTAGAACAATTGATATTGATCTACTTTTACTTGGTACTGAAGAAATAGCTTCTGAAAAACTAACAATTCCACACATTGAATTAAAAAAACGATCTTTTGTCTTAATACCTTTAAAAGATGTTTATGAAGAGGAGACTTTATTTAATGAGACATTAGATGAGTTGATTGAAAAAACAGGAAACAAAATGGATGTATGGAAAAGTAAAGAAAGT
- a CDS encoding LysR family transcriptional regulator: MDIKHLEYFTTIVENNFNLSQSAKILLISQPGLTKFIKEFEDKEDVELFVRSKGRLVDLTPIGKEFYQNALLVLEQYDKLMQDLRINKETIKGTIKVGIPPVILTVLFKKAIPQFILENPNIQLEIVEAGAYELQKMLLLQEIDIAFLIDPITTNNIQSKTVVEDQAVVVFNTQHPFAESKEPLTYNDLANERIILLNSTFMIHHQIKKNFQVASITPHIFFESGAWDLLASMCESLDLVTILPAPIVPHYSENTLLSRPITPHFSWTVKICRLENVYHNHLVEFVEDFFIHFFNS; the protein is encoded by the coding sequence ATGGATATTAAACATTTAGAGTATTTTACAACAATTGTTGAAAATAATTTTAATCTTTCTCAGTCAGCCAAGATTTTACTTATCTCTCAACCTGGACTAACTAAATTTATTAAAGAATTCGAGGACAAAGAAGATGTTGAACTTTTTGTCCGATCTAAAGGTCGATTGGTTGATTTAACACCTATTGGAAAAGAATTTTATCAAAATGCTCTACTTGTTTTAGAACAATATGATAAATTAATGCAAGATTTAAGAATCAATAAAGAAACTATTAAGGGAACTATTAAAGTCGGCATTCCTCCAGTTATACTGACAGTTTTATTTAAAAAAGCTATTCCGCAATTTATTCTAGAAAATCCTAATATTCAATTAGAAATAGTTGAAGCCGGAGCTTATGAATTACAAAAAATGTTATTACTTCAAGAGATTGATATTGCTTTTTTAATCGATCCAATTACAACTAACAATATACAAAGTAAAACAGTTGTTGAAGATCAAGCTGTAGTTGTTTTTAATACACAACACCCTTTTGCTGAAAGTAAAGAGCCTCTCACTTATAATGATTTAGCTAATGAAAGAATCATTCTACTAAACAGCACATTTATGATTCATCATCAAATAAAGAAAAATTTTCAAGTTGCTAGTATTACACCTCATATTTTTTTTGAGTCTGGTGCTTGGGATTTATTAGCAAGTATGTGTGAATCGCTTGATTTAGTGACAATCTTACCGGCTCCAATCGTGCCACACTACTCTGAAAATACTTTACTCTCTCGCCCAATCACCCCTCATTTTAGTTGGACTGTTAAAATTTGTCGGTTAGAAAATGTATACCATAATCATTTAGTTGAATTTGTTGAAGACTTTTTCATTCATTTTTTTAATAGTTAG
- the folB gene encoding dihydroneopterin aldolase → MGKIRINNLKFYTKNGVLKEERVLGQQLEIDVELTMDINKAGKTDNVQDTVSYAEVNDRIHERLENSSFDLMEAVASAILDDIENDHGEKLDKALIRIRKYSVPMPGIFDNIEIEMEREMTK, encoded by the coding sequence ATGGGAAAAATTCGTATTAATAACCTTAAGTTTTATACAAAAAATGGTGTTTTAAAAGAAGAGCGTGTTTTGGGTCAACAATTAGAAATAGATGTTGAATTAACCATGGATATTAATAAAGCGGGTAAGACTGATAACGTTCAAGATACAGTGAGTTATGCAGAAGTAAATGATAGAATACATGAACGTTTAGAAAATAGTTCGTTCGATTTAATGGAAGCAGTAGCTTCAGCTATTTTAGATGATATTGAAAATGATCATGGAGAAAAACTAGATAAAGCTTTAATTAGGATAAGAAAATATAGTGTACCGATGCCAGGTATTTTTGACAATATTGAGATTGAGATGGAAAGAGAGATGACTAAGTAA